The following DNA comes from Ammospiza caudacuta isolate bAmmCau1 chromosome 7, bAmmCau1.pri, whole genome shotgun sequence.
CTTCAGTGGCCACATTTTCTGGCCACCCAGTAGATCACGGGCAGCCCCCAGAGTAGACTTCCAACATTTTAACAGAAATTGAGCCAGGGAGGGGTTGCCAACAGAGCTGTGGCATTTCTCCTGAATCCAGCCTGAATCCAGCCTGTGCCTTTCTTTCCAGCACACACATACCCAGACACCTTCTCCCTGCCCCATGTGTTGTTGCTGCAGCAGTGACGTCCCAGGATTTGATGGTGCATAGCAAGAGcctccagcagcatccccactCTATGgcagtggtggtggtggtggcattTAACTGTGAAACATGTGAGGGAACCTGGAAATAGCTGCCAAAGATTAAGCAGAAATGAAAGATCCAGGTCTTCCTGCAGGGAAGTCTGTTCCGTTTTGCTTTTCTGAGTCATGCTATAAATGAGGAGCTTGAACATGCTGAATCCACTTGAATTGACACCAGTTCATGGAGACTTTGGGAGGGTGCAGGGAGCGTGTGCAGGCAGAGGTGGGGGGAGCACGCggcagcagaggggctggcCAAGCCCCCCATCCCACACCTAGCCCTACTTCTGCCTCCCCCTTGTTGCCCACTGAACGATGGACACTGCTGGGGGGTCCTGTGCCCTTTTGATGGGACCCTCCTACTGCTCATGGGCTCCCCTGGGCTCTTTAGGTCACCCAAGCCACCCTCTGCATTCACCCCAGGGGAATGCCTGCAAGCATCgaccctgctgctccagcaccgACTTTCCCAGGCCTTTTGCTCCAGAGCTTAAAAAAAGAGTCACATTTGTGACTGCCTCCATCCTTCCCCTGCCTCCCCACTCCTGCCCATTTCCTGCTGCTTGGgatgtatttttcttcattgcCATAGTGACAATGTGTAAATATTTGAGACTGGTGGGGTTTTGATCAGATTTTGAAAGTCTTGAAGAGACTGGCAAATCCATTGTTTATGTTACTGCATTTTGCTTAGAGTCCCATGACTTGCAgtgaggcagagcagccccgaatgcccgtgggcagcagggccacggATGTTTTGATGGCACCTGTCAGGCTGCTGGTTGAAGCAGCTCCTTGCGAGCCATGACCCTGTGGATGATGCACCAGGAAACCAACTCAGGGATGAACCATCTGGGCCCTGTGGAGCAGGGGTTTGTCACATTTCCCTCAAAGCTGAAATGAGATCCTGTGGGCTGCTTTTCATGTATGCCCTTGCCCCTTCCTCAGGTGTGATTTATTCTCTTAGCAGAGGGCTGGCTTTGAATCATTAGAAAGCAGCTAGTCCTTTTTAGAGACAGCCTATGGAAACACATGGCCTGGGTAGAGAGGAGGAGACAGCAGAGAGAGATGAAGGCTACACAAACTTAGCAGGGTCTACATGCTGTTCTAGAAGCCGGGGGTTATTTTTCACGTTTCCAATGGTGggtgtgtgtttggtttggatttttcaAATTGGACCTGAACAGCTGGAATTTTagctttctttttccccagcacgtcctcccttcctcctgtgCGATGCTGGGTTTGTTCAGGAGCATTGCTTTGGCGTGCCTACTGCAGAGAGAATCAACTGCAACAAGAGAGCCCGtggcagcccccagagctgcatcCCAGCACACCACGAGGGCTGTGCACTGGGATGTGGCACAGGATGTGCCCTGGCAGCTCAGGGCGCTGTGCAAAGGTTGGAGTGAGCAGGAGTTCGGCGTTGCTAAGCAGTCCCAGTGTTTTGGACCAACAGGTCTCATTTTATCCTGTTGTTTTTGTATTTAGAGGGAAGCACACAGGCTGACTTCgagtggagctgctggggaagagGTGCCACAGGCTCGCTCTGCTCACCCCTGGTGCCAGCCAGGCAttccctgcagcacctgcttCTGCCGTACAGCGGTCCCTGCCCTCCTTGTCACAGTGCCATCCTTGCTGTACATGTCAGTGTCACTGGTGTCCCTGCCGTGCCCCTGTCCCTGGCCGGCTGTCACTGCGCCTGCTGACTGGCTGCTTTCGGAGGGAAGGTGATGCAAATCGGACAGTGGATGTGTCTCACTTCACCTTGGCAAGGAAGGGGAGCACCTGCAGgtacctgtgcactctcagcagcagctggggaaggtggGAGAAGGGAGCGAGCCTGGGCCAAGCCGGCAATATGGGCAACACTGAGGAAAATTGTCATGTTCTAAGGAGCCCTAAGAAGGCAAAATCAGCACCTCGGAGCCTCCAGCTAATGCCAAGCTCCGCAGCATCAGGGATGTGTCAGCTGGCCACAAGGCTCCTggtcactgcagagctggggctgctccctcaCCCTTCTGCGTCCCAACTCCAGGGAGTTTCTGCAAATTGGTCTTTTGTGGGAGAGGAAAGAGATAGTAAGAGAGGAAACACCAGGACACCGGACAGTCCAAAGCATGGGGGAGAAGCTTAGCAACACCTCTGAGTGCTCTAGGTGGTATCgagaaagcaaagcagctgcaggagaaggggcaggtgtttagagagaagcagcagggatgcctttcacagccctgctgcattGCTACTTGATTAATTCATGATAAAACTCCGACCGCAAAAATCTGGGCAGGGAGTCTTTTTCCATCAGGGCAAAGATCCTCTTCTGGGCCATGTCAAAGCTGGTTGGTGATGGCTCCACCAGGTTCTTCATGGTCACAGCCTTGGTGAAGTGGTCGATGTTCACCTGTCATGAGAGTGTCAGAGGGATGGGAGCCTGCCTTTGGAGGGCTGAGTGATGGTCTTCCCTCGCCGCTCTGTCCCACCAGCAATCACGCAAAGGGTGAGGGGAGGGACTGAGGCAGATTCATTTCTCTGGTAGAATTATTGGTGGCAAAGCTGTCAGGatgagctctgtcctgctgcaaaGCTAACTTGGGGAGGAAGATGACTGTACATTGTCATCCCTTATGACTGATGTCACGCCTCCATGGGGAGGGTGGGGACAGGCACGTGTTGGGGGTGCCCATGGATGGAGACAGCCCAGCAGAGGCTGAGCATGCAAACAGGGGCTCCAGGGTTGTGAAGGATGGGAGTGCAGCATGTGAGGATGAGGCTGCCCCTTGACAAGGACACAGCCCTCTGACCTCTCAGCCACCACATGAGGTGCTCTGTGGCCATCTCTGTGCTTTGGGATGGAGGCCGACAGGGCTGCGGCCTCATCCCTCCCAGTACCATCTCCTGCCCCATGGCCACTGACCTCTTTGGGTGCCTCATTCTGGATGAACTCCTCATAGATCTTTTTGGCCTTCTCTGCCATCTTCACAGGGGACTTGGTTTTCTTGTAGTCCTCGCAGGCCACCCAGAACTCGGCGTTCTCCTCGCTGAACTCGGAGCGCAGGAAGCTGCGGAAGCTGGCGAGCCCATCTGGGGGCAAGGGGGAGGTGAGCCCTCACTtcagcactggcagtgccaggggggCAAAGCCCTCCCTGAGCACCCCAGGGCACGTGGAAAGAGGGGAGGTGACCAACCGCAGGGAGATGTGAACTTACAGGGGTTTTGCAGGAGCTTCTCCAAGGAATCGCGCCACTGCAGAGCTTCCTCTGGAGAGGGCCTGACGAGAGTAAAGAAAGCCCAGGTGGTCCATGGTTACCCCACAGCCCTGTCTGGGCTCCAGGGTTTTTAATAATTCCTTTGAAAACAGGGAGGAATGGAATAACACGTTGCAGAGACTTTCAGAGCAGAGGCAGTGGTCTGGGGATGGAATGGGGCTGCATCACAGCCCAGGGGAGGGCGATAGCCGAGTGCAGGGAGGGTGAGGATGGCGTGGGGAAGGCGAACTCCCCCGGGCTTGGGCAGAGCTGCGGCGGAGCTGCAGAGCGAGTCCCGTCTGCAGCCACAGGGCTCCTCCTGGCCCACAGGCGGGAGGGGCGGCTGGGAAGCATccctgtgttttcctgctgggctggggaagaTGCTCCCGCTGGCCACGGGGGCCCGGTCACTGCGGGCCGAGCTGCGGGGCCGGGTCAGAGTCCCCGGCTCCCACAGCCCGCCCGCCCCGTTCCCACGCCCTGCGCCCCGGCCCCTGGCGCCCTTCCCACCGGGAACCTCCAGCGCTTTCCATCTGCAccgtttttcctcttttttttttttttttctttaatatactTTTCAATGCGATGTTTGCAGTCAGACGGAAcgggtttgtggggtttttgttgttggtttgggttttttgttgttgttgtttgcggctttttgttgttttatttaagCCCCGAGGAGTTTCACCAAactgccctgggctcccagctccttccctgcagccctgccagggaggcCCTCCTGCTCGGCACTGAGTGCTGGGCTGGCCGAGGTCCTTCTCCACCCCTTGAAGGCAGTGGTGCACTCTcttgttttgctgctgcagaggccACACGTCAGGGCTGAAACCCCTTGGCtgagcagagcatccctgggagcagggagggagagtgggCAGGACAGCCTATCCTGCTCCTGGGGGCACAGGAGCTTCAGTGGTGGATCTGGGGGAAGTACAGTGCTGGCGCCCAGCCATGTCACACTGCCCAtgtggctccagcagggagaggagagtggCAGGAATGCCAGGCTTGCCCAGGGTGGGTACCAGCCCTTACCTGTCACCAAACCATCAGCAGCAGGCACCATGACAGTGGTTCTTATCCTTCACTTTCTGGACCTTGAACTGTGTTTGCACTTCTGCCAAGGATCAAAGCTATCCCtgcccccatgtccctgtcagGTGACTTCTCACCCCAGTGAGGAGGAGAATCACTGCAGCAACCTAACACAACCCAGATTTCCTGGAAACCACCAAATTCACTTTCCCATTATCTGAATGTCCCTGGGATGATATTAACTGCAAGTGAGATGCTGACAGGTGAATGATGCCAGGGCTGCACAGTGATGCAGTGCAGGAGAAAACAGCTCCTCCAGAGAGCAGGGAGTGGGGAGTGGAGATGTTCTCTGGCTTTCTGCAGGGATGGCTAATGGAGATGGACATGTCTCTGTCACAGAGGCATCTGGGGCACGGCAGTGATGGAGTGAGAACCACAAAATCCaccaggctctgccagccctcctTGGCACGGGCAGCTCTCGCCGGGCAGCGCTATGTCAGGCGGGCACCGTGCTGGCAAACATCCCCCTGTGTGTTACCCGCTGCACCCTGGATTGGCAGGCAAAATAATTAATGTTTCATTTGCTTTAAATAACGTTGATAAGCCAGTACCATACACCAGCTTGGTGCTGGGGAGCAATGTTCAGGCCAAAGGCCATAGGGTGAGGAGGTCCCATCACCATGAAGCTGCCTTGAGCCAGCCGTGCCATGAGGCTGGGCACCCAGCTCAGGGACACACTGCCACTCCAAAGCCGGATGGCTGCAGAGGCTGGCACCTCTGGGTTGAGGCAGGTGACTCAGAGAAGTCCAAGTGCCATATGCCTCTGAGAAAACCTTTATCGAATAACATGAAATCTCACCAAAAGTAAATTGAGTTTCCATGGGAAATCTAGTTTCCATAGAGCTGTATTACCTGACATGTCTCATGCTGCCCTGACATAACTTCTTGAGCCTGCACCTAGCAGGCAGGTCACGAGGAGCGTGCCACAAGCTGCCTGCCATGtagaggctgctgtgccagcccacagcagggctcagctcctctgcatcCCAAAAGGGCTCCTATCCACCCCAGTGGCTGGGCACACATACTGCTGCAGCCCACCCAGTGCAGTACTCACTTCTGGGCCTTGGGTGGCTTCTCTGGCTTCTCAGGGTAGGGGATGATGAAGTCAATGGTTGAGTCAGGCTTCTGGAGCAGTGTGCCCAGCTTCGTCTTGATCTccttggctctgcagcaggggaggagcagagacaggtcaggcagaggagcagggcagtgggaCTCTcacagtccctgctctgcacccACTCTGTAATTAATTCCAGATGAACAAATGGACCTTAATGCTGTAAAGGCTGTGCCTGTCTGCGGCATTTCTAAACAGGCACTGTGCATTAGCGGCAGCTCTTGATCTTGAtctcctgctctgtccccatcTGTGGCCAGGATAATTGCATCAGCAGGGCTGTCAGGCTGTTCTGGGGCTGACTTAGAGGGGGTGTGTGCCCCGCTCAGTCTCTATAGAGATGAGCTTGAGAGGGGCTGgtgaggagctgaaggagctggttTTGGAGAAGAGGCCGTGCTGGGGGATGCCTGCCCCATGGTGCCACCCTACACTGTGCCACCAGCACACACTGCTGACAGCGCTCAGAGCCCTTATAGAGATACACAGCATGTTTGTCAGTAATACTTAAGCCTTATATCTGCAATGGGAAGGGTCCTGTAAACAGGCACCTCCTGGGTGCTGCCTtctctgggcagagagggaaaaaatgtcTCAGGAGCTGAAGACTGCCAAAGGCTGACTGCCCCTTCCCATTGCACCAAGGCCATGCTCTAGACCTGCATTTGGAGGATGCAGAGAAAACAGGGGGTCCTGGGGCTTGGCAGTAGGCCCAGCTGTCTCCCAAAATGTTCCCTTTCATGCAAGACAAGAAGTAATTAGGTCCTGAGCATCTAAAATTGCTAAGGAGGCTGCCCCCTAGCCCACTGCAGCTCAGGGGTGGCAGCAAGAGCAGGCTGAGCTTTTGCAGGGAGCACTCAGGTGTACTGTGTGAGGCTGAAGGAGTGAAAACAGACACCCCTCGCCACCCCCAGTCCCCACCtttgcagggcagggcttttccctggcacagcaacATTTGGTGGATTCCAGGTTATCTTGCTGGTACAGGAGGTGAaggagaggggacagacagctcctcacaggctgggctgagctttCGGCATGGCTGGCAAAGCTGGACggcagctgcctgcagggctccctgcaattttcctctctgctgtttATTTTCACAAGCCCTCTGTGGATGATCGCTCCATTGCTATGTCTGCTATTTCATTTcaattcctttgattttttccctcctcgtaaaactctctctctctctgtgttttggTTTCCACCCACCAGTCCCCACGGGTGACATTTGGAGACCTGGCACAGGGgtgtctgctctgctctgctctgctccctgccagctgccccctgtttctgctgcagaaagctGCCTGTGAGCAGCCACCCTTGCTGCAGGTCggcagcaggaccaggcagagggagcagcccagcctggggctgcaggggccgCCTGCAGCGGGTGTGCAGCACGGAGACCCAGCTGCTGTCATGGACAGCGTCAGCAGCTACAGGGACACTTCCCATTGCCAGTGCTTCTGAGAAAACCTGAACCTTGGAGAGCTCAAGACTTCAGGAAAAGGGTGACAAGGTCACCATGCTCCCACACAGAGCATCTGGGATGCTGCCCTTCATCCTGCTGTAAGTAAACAAGTAAAATGCAGACAAGTGCTCCAAGCCAGAGCTGGCCCTTGATGTCCTGGGGCCAGCTCTCCGGCAAGCCTCAGCTGCCCCTTGGCACCCTGCTGGCCAGTGCTGCTACACTGGGACCACCTGGCATGGCCCTGACCCATGGGGATGGCACAGTTGTAGGGATGGGGAGCAGGTGAAGTGGGCAGCCCCTTAACACCAAAGCAGTGGCTGGGTGCAGAGGGAGCCACAGGAAAGCTGAGGGGACAGGCTGGCCTCTCCCTTGACTCTCCTTTCCCAGGCATCTGCACCTGTGGCCACAGGTGCCTGCAGGAAGGGGACACATGGGCTCAGGGAGCATCTCTCAGGAGGGTCTGAGCAGAAATACTGGGTGCCACCTTGTCCCTCTCGCAGTGCTCGAGAGGGATGAGTCAGGATGTTGCCAGGAccaagcccctgccagtgccaggtgctgtgcagcagggacagtCCCTTCCAAGCAGCTGCACTACGTGTCCCATCACGGGCGGCTCgtctggcaggagcaggggggaacagcagcagaggggctgggggctgcccttGGAAGCAAGGACAGTGGATACCAGGAgttcctgagcaggcagagggatAACacgagctgtgctgggagcaggggcacCCAGAGTCAAACTCAGCCCATGATGACCCAAGGAGCTGGGAAGACAAGACAGGAGCAGGactctgctgctgttggagcagcccctggggaccCCATGCCCTGGTGCAGATGAGGCCAACACCTACACGAGGTCTGGATGCAGCTGATGGCGGCTTCACACAGCAAGTGCTTAGACCTTGCTCAAAGCCCTGCTCTCTGATTCCCATCCCCTGACAGTGACTCTTGGCCGAGAGTGCCAGGCTCAAGAGGCACTgaggccccagcagccccatcctgctccATCCCGGGGTGCTGCCAAGGgaccccagcagctgcccaatctgctggagccctgcaggtgtggggacagcagcaggagccttcCCCCTGCGccagagccattccctggcAGGGGGACCTGCCTGACATCTGTAGAGACAGCAGAGACAAGGAAGGTGGTTAAAGGGAAGCAAGGAAGTGCAGGAGCGAGCTGAAAGCCTGCAGGCTGAGGGAAGGAAGGGCTATTTAAAGACACCATCCTGGCGTCCTCCAGCAGATGGATTACAAGCTATCAAGCAAGGCTTCAGGGAAGGCTaaacagcaggaggaaaaaggcAGCTATAAACAAAAAAGGcatcttttaaagaaaaaaaccccggCCAAGTGAGAAAAAGCAAGAGGACTGTAAATGGTGGAAGGTCAACTGTGAGAACATATGGGAGCAAGCCAAGAAAAAGTCTGAGAAATAGCTTCCAAGAAGCATTAATAGAAAATATGGGCTCTGTCAAACATATCAAGGACAagaagggctgctggggagggccAGGAGAGACTCCAGCTTTAAAAGCGAAACAAAAATAGAACCTCAAAGGAGTTTAAAGCCATAGCTGAAAGCTAAAGGTGGTGCTGTgcctgagggcagggaggggccaGGAGAAATGTCCCTTCACCTGCAAAAGCCTCCCGAGGGTATTTGAGGAGCCACAGAACTGCAAGAGTGATGCTGTACAGGCATGTCAGTGGCAGCTGTGTCAGACCCGTGGTGGACACATGGACAAATATGGTCTATTGGAGAGGAGTCAAGGCTCTTCTGGCCGTAGGAAGAGATTCCTTTCAACCTATCATGCCTGTCTGAAGAGGCCAGAAAACACAGAAGGCAGCTGTGGGGGGACCTGGGGGAGCAGCTCCTTGGGTGGGCAGGTGCAGAGGGAGGTGAGTCCATGGATGGCATGTGGGGAAGGGAGCACACACCtgtggggatgtgctggggaaggCGGGCTTGCAGCTGCCTTCAGCCACTCTGGGAAGGGGTCAGTGGCGAGCAGCAGATACCAGAGCTTGGGAACGAGCTGGAAGTAGCTGCAGGAGGGTCTGTGacacagcagtgcagcagctgggaagagcAATCCAACGTGATGCACAGGGGACAAATGCAGTCCTGACTCTGAGTGTCAAAGTGTGAATGCAGCCTTCAAGAGTGAGGATTTGAGGGTACAGCAGATGAAAACATCAGCATAGCAGGACTGGGAGAAGATCTTTATTAAGAAAATTTACTGTTAAAAAGTGTCAGAAGAGTGGCAACAAGGATGATAGCAGAGCAGAAACGTGGATCACCCACATGAAACTGGAAGAGTGCTCTTggctgcccatggcacaggagaCTGCAGGGGAGCAGGCAAGGTCAGCATGCATTCAGGAGCATCACAGAAAGACAAGTTTCCAACAACAAAACCATCACAGGCCTGTGCTCCTGTTTGTGCCTGTGGTGAGAATTTGCCTTTTGGGCAAGCAGCATCAGCCCTCAGTGGCACAATTTCAGCTGGAGCTTCTCTGGAGCTCCTCTCAGAGCAGTGAATTTCCCACTGTCAGTCTCATCCAAAAACCAGGACTAAGGCATTTGCAGGTGTGGGAACCCTCACTGAGGAATTCACTTGAGTCTATTCCTAAATTTCCCCCTTAGGTGAAGCATtgagtgccctgctgctgcagtgagaCCTCAGGTGCTTGCACCTCTGCTTCTCACTGGACCCCCTCCAAAGCCCAtgggagcagaggagaggaCAGGTTCCAATCAGCATGGAAATGGCGAGGGGTTGGAGCCCGCCTGAGCTCCCAAGGGGTTGTGAGGAGCCTTTGCCACCATCAGGGGCAGGTTGTGGGGCAAGAACCAGGGTGGACAGGGATGGAGATGAGGATGGGTGCCACAAGGGGGGCAGAGCTGGTGCCCTGTACAGGGCTGAGCCTTGTGAGAGGGGCCAGCTCTGGCTATTCCACGTGTCAGTGGCACGCAGGCAATTAAAAGAGGATCGTGAGGCACTTTGGAGAGACAGGGCTGTTTCCACCTCAGAAAGGCAAAACCTCTGTCCTGATGttttcctcctgtcctcccCGTGTTGTGTGGAAATTGATAAGATCCGAGGACGAAGCGCTCCTGCCCAGAACGGTggagggctgggtttggagcagcccAAACTCGCGCAGCAGAACGACTCCCAGGGCAGAGTGGGGAGCTCGGGACCAAGCCAGCGCTCATCCCTCCGAGGAACCTCAGCcactgtgccaccccagccagcttcccttccctgcccgcTCAGAGCTGGGTCCTGGCAGTCCCCACGAGCGATGCCCATCGCGGGTGTGCTGCAGGAGggcccctgtgcccctcagaGCCCCGCGGGTAGGCAGCCCCGGCATCCCGCGCATCCCGGCCGCTCTCACCTCTCCAGGCACGTGTGGGGCAGCGCTGCTAACCCTTTGCACATCTTGGCAGGCTGTAGCTCCCTGGGCCGCGAGAAGGGTGCGAGCGACGGCCGAAGCGGCAGCAGAGGCTCCGGCTGCAGCCCGGCCGCTTCCCTCGCTCCTATATAGCGCCGCGGCTGGAGCCTCGCCAGCCCCGCGTCCagtgccggccccgccggctGCTGGGCTGTGCGTTCTTCTCTCTCAGCTCACACAGGGGGGAGGAAAATGGGCATTTGCTGGGGTGAGATCAGGTAATGGAATTGGAAGGGCCAAGCTGAGGTTTAGGGGACTTCAGGAAGCCCACAGCGTTTCTTTTAATGATTCATCAGGCTGCAGGTCAGTATTTAGAAGAGCCAGGTAGAAATGCTTCATTCAAGTGAGATTTTTCGAGTGAAAAATGGaactttaagaaaaataaaaatgcttgtGAGAAATCTTGCTGTTGATTTCTAGGCAGTGGCTAATGTCAAATATCCACTGCTTCAACAATGGTGGTGGCTATCGGCAACTTTAGTTTCAGACCTTGGCTCCTGGGTGACTATGAAAATGTGCCTCTCTGTGCTTTGTTTAacactgggagctgggaataGGGACTTTGCTCCCTACCTGGCTGTCTACACCCAGGGGCACTAACAGCCACCATTTTCCTGGGTGAAACCCAGGGTTACATTGCAGCTCAGCTCTTGGTCCCCTTTCCCTTGTGCTGTGTCAGAGAtgtgcctgcctggctctggcttCTGGCTGGATTTTGCACCTGTTGTGGGATTATGCAGCAACACACTGCCTGTGTTCAGGCATCTGAGTAAGTGAAAGCTGGAAGTCTGCCGGAAACTGTGCCTCCCTGGAGAGCTTGGCCTGGCTTTGTGCTGGTCTGTAGtggaaactgaaagaaaaaaagtacagCTAACAATTTCAGAGGATGAGATGCTCAGATAATAATGGCTTGGGCTGATTACAGCCCCCAAGATGCACTCGGGCAAGGGATCAGAGCCAGGGTGTGGTgggctgcccttccctctgctggCATGGAGGTGCCCACCAGCCTCTCTTGTGTCCCACAGagtggggaagggaagagcAGCACCCACAAGGGATGGAGGTCCTTTACTCTTCCAGGTTGTTCTCATTCTGCCCTGTTCTCAAAGGACTCAGGAGGAGCTCGAAGGTGCCTCACCCCCATCAGTGGCCCcatctcccagcagctggggtGCAGCCCCGGCTCTCTGGAGGAACATAGCCTTGCAAACTGCACctttgctgggctgtgccagtgcccttGGGGCCACAGAGCTCATCAGGGATGTCACCGGGATGTCACAGAGTGCCAGCTCAGAGGCTGTTCTGAAGAGCCCCTTTGAAGCGTGGTGCTGTttgcaggaggctgtgctggctgctcaggCAGGGAAGGTGGTGGCAGCGTGGGCCGGGCAAGAGGGGCTGGTGGCTCTCACAGCTCAGGACtggcagggactgcagggccagggcactCCTGGGCAACCCCCACTGCTGAGCCCTTGGCAGGGCAGTGTCCTTCCATCACCAATCTTCTGTAATAAAGCCAGCATGGGAACCCCGGGAGAACgtggctctgtgggaccagGTGCTCTGTGCTACTGCTGCCCCTGAGcacccttccctgctctgctctcccgccagctgcagccagggctgtgcaccCTTGGAAATCCCAGAGCCCCGCCAGGTGTGCCAAGCACTCGGCTCCgtctctgcaggctcctgctgctcacagaacGTGGAGCTCTCCCCAGTGAGAACCCCTGGAGGGACTGGGCCTCTTCCCTGCAGACTTTAGCCTCCTTCACCTCCTTCAGCCCTAGGTGAGCAAATCCTCTCTGCCGTAATTCAGTGACCAGTGGTCTAAAATCTCTTCTAAAGCTCTGGGGTGGGGGTTTAAGGAGTGCACAGAGCAAATTGGGCAACTGAGGTCCAAAGTGTGTGAGGAAACTCCATGTGGGAGGGTGATAAGGAAGCTATACTGTGTGCTGGGATTGCAGCTGAGCATTTTAACACAGATTTatctgaaacactgaaaaagaaacctttaCCACTGAGCAGAAACAAGGGTTACACAGAAATGGCTTGCATTTTCCACAGAGTTTTGTCCAGcaagaaatgtttgttttgtgtgCTTCAAAGCTTTGGAGTgctaagaaaatatttccaataaGAAACTACACAGACCTTCCTCATCTTCCCATGACAGCCTAATTTCTTTAAGAGCCCTTCTGGGAGAGCTTTTTGGAGATCTGAGTGCACTCTGAGGAGCAGATTTTCTTGTGTACACAATGGCTGGTTTCCTCCAAGAGGGATCCAGGCTTGTGCCTTGCAACTGACCCCTCAAAAGCCACATGGAATCTCCATTACAACCAATTTATCCTTGGCCCTGTTATTTCCAGACTCTATGATCCTTTCTAGCAATGTGCCTTTTACAGAAGGCAGCCTAGCTGCTTTGCTGTTTCCTGGTTCCCACTGGAACTTTTTAAGAACTAGCATCATATTTAATAATATTGACCTTTTGGTAAAGGGATCACTGCAATTGCCACCCAGGAGAGTATTTGGACATTCATCTGAGCGCTCCTTTTGGCTGACTTAACCATGTGTTCTAAAAATggtgttaaaaaatatttttttcccctg
Coding sequences within:
- the LOC131560323 gene encoding regulator of G-protein signaling 5, which translates into the protein MCKGLAALPHTCLERAKEIKTKLGTLLQKPDSTIDFIIPYPEKPEKPPKAQKPSPEEALQWRDSLEKLLQNPYGLASFRSFLRSEFSEENAEFWVACEDYKKTKSPVKMAEKAKKIYEEFIQNEAPKEVNIDHFTKAVTMKNLVEPSPTSFDMAQKRIFALMEKDSLPRFLRSEFYHELIK